The Gemmatimonadaceae bacterium DNA segment TCCGACCCGCTCCATGCCCTCCTATTATTGAGTGCGGCAGCGGTGGCCATCGGCGGTGCAATTGTCGGTGTGCTGGCAATAGTGGCGAAACGCGAGCGCTCGTTCACGATCCTGCTGAGCATCCTTTTAGGCGCCTTTGTGTTTCTTTGGACGATCTCTGAACTCGTTGGCCACTAACGGGTGCCTCAGTGAGGCCAGCGCCCAGGCGGCCGCGCAGGAAGAACCGCAAATCAAAGAAGGGGAGGCCGATGTTTGCAAAACCAACTGGCGTCATCGTGTTCGCAGGGCTCGTGCTTGTAACGCTCACAGCGTGTAAAGGCGGCGATAAACCCACGGCGGCACCCGCTACATCCGCCTCTCCCGCGACGGCGCCCCCGACTGAACGTGTCGTTGGGCCGCTGAGCCCGGCCGACGCGCAGGCGCTTTCGACCATGAACGACCGGTTGAGGGACTACATCGACCTGCACACGAAACTTGAGCGCGCACTTCCAAGCCTTCCCGAAGACGCGACGCCGCAACAGATCCATAAGAACCAACGGGCTTTTGAAATTCTGGTGCGGAACGCCCGCGCGACGGCGAAGCCCGGCGATATTTTCACGCCGGAGGCGCGTCCCGTCATCAAGCGCCTGCTCGCCACCGTCTTCGGTGGGCCTGAGGGCCAGCAGTTGAAGGCGTCGATCATGGATGAAAACCCCGTCGGCCTCACCTTCTCCGTCAACGGCCGGTATCCCGACACCGTGCCTCTGTCCAGCGTCCCCCCCCAGGTGCTGCAGACACTGCCGAAGCTGTCCGAGGACATGGAGTACCGCTTTATCGGCGACCGACTTATCCTGCTCGATACGCACGCGCATGTCATCGCAGACTTCATCGAAGACGCATTACCAACAAAGTAGAGAGAAGAGGCCCTCATGCGTTCGCTGCATTTCCCTCACGCCGGACCTCTGTTACTCGGCGTCCTGTTCGCAACCGGTTGCCAGGACGTCGCGACCACTGGCTACGCTGCTGCCGCTGAGGCGTACCAGTCCGCCGAACCAGTGGTTGCACTGCCGAATAAGACGGGGTCGTTCAAATTCGGCGTCCTCGGCGATTTCGGCACCGGCGCTCTCGCCCAGTATCAGCTCGCCGGCCAGATGGCGAAGCTCCACGAACGGTTCAAATACGAAATCGTGGTGACGGTCGGCGACAACCTGTATGGGTCAGAGCGCCCGCAGGATTTCCAGAAGAAGTTTGAGATCCCGTATAAGCCGTTGCTCGATGCCGGAGTGAAGTTCTACGGCGCGCTGGGCAACCATGATGCGCGAGAGCAACAGCACTACAAGCTGTTCAACATGAACGGAAAGCTGTACTACACGTTCAACCCGAAACAGGACGTGCGGTTCTTCGTTCTGGAGAGCACGTACCCGACGCCCGAGCAGATTCAGTGGCTGGAGGACGAGCTCAAGGCATCGAGCAGCAATTGGAAGATCGTGATGTTCCATCACCCGCTTTACTCGTCCGGCAAGCGGCACGGTTCGGATTTGCGTCTTCGGGAAGTTCTCGAGCCCCTCTTCCTCAAGTACAACGTAAGTGTGGTCCTCAACGGCCACGACCACGTCTACGAACGCGTGAAGCCTCAGAAGGGCATCCAGTATTTTGTGGTGGGCTCCGGGGGCCAGCTGCGATCCGGCAACATCGACCGAAAGTCCGGCATCACAGCAAAGGGGTTCGACACCGACCTGGCGTTCATGGCTGCGGAAATCATTGGCGACGAGATGTACTTCAACGCCATTTCACGCGTGGGCCAAATCGTCGACTCCGGCGTTCTGACGCGTCGGAAGATCACGCGCTGACGTTCCAAAAAGAGGCAGACCGCCACAGCACAACCTGACGTCAGGTGTCACTCCAGGCGCCGCGGGCTCACATCATGTTTGTCCCGAAGATGTAGGCGTCCACTTTTTCGGAGGTTTAAATTCTGACCAGGAAATGCATTTCGTTCGCCATGGTTTTCGCGCTCGGCGCCCGGCTGGAAAGGGAAGTTCGAGTTCTAGCCAGAGCGAGCTAGACTGCCCAGGACGCCGCCAGGCTTCCCCTCGGTCTTCCCACTACTCGTCGGCATCGTCCCCGCGAAGTCTTAGGCCACCGGCGCGATCTGATACTGTTCCAGCTTCCCGTCAGCAGTTTCGTACGTCCACACTCGCAGCGCTCGCCCGGCAAACGTCGCACGGTAGGATCGCAGCGTCATACCACCCCGCTTGGATGTGCTCACCTGCACGAAACTGCTCGGCGCACCGAGCGGCGCGAGACTCGCAACGAAGTCGCGCAACGCAACGTCGCTGAAATATCCGTTCGCATTTGCGGTGAACAACGAACGATCCACGGTTCCCTTCTGCAATCCCTCGAAGATCGCGCGCGCCTGCGCAGTGCGACTCGCGGCGAGAGCATCCTCGGTCGTGAATAGCAGGCGTGCAATCTGACCCGCAATTGCACCTGATGCGGGCGCGGCATCCTGATTAGTCATTACGACGATCGCAGCGCTGTCTTCCGGATACACGAAGTTCTCCGCCGTGAAGCCGGATACCTCGCCACTGTGCTCGACAAGGAAGTGTCCGCCCGCCATCTGCGTGAACACGCCGAGGCCATAGTTGCTCGACGCGCCATTCCTTAGCGTCGTTACTCCGAACATCGCCTGATATGACCCGGGGGACAGCAGACTCCGCTGGATGAGCGAAATGTCCCACTTCGCCAGATCGGCGGCGGTCATCGCCAGCATTCCCGCGCCGTACATCCAGCCCTTTCCCGCATCAGGCGCGGGACGCAGAGGGCCAAGTCCGTAGCGTATGTAACCCGTCGGATCAGCTGCGCGCGGATTGGTGTCGAAATCACTCGCGCTCTTCATGCCGAGCGGATTGAGCAGCCTGGTCTGCACGAACTGAAAGAAGGGCATGCCGCTGACTTTCTCGACTATCATCGCGGCCAGCACGAAGCCGGTGTTGCTGTACTGCCAGCGAGTGCCGGGCTCGAAATCGAGCGGCTGTTTAGCCCACCGATCCATGATCTGCTGCGGAGTCGCGTTCTGGCGCATCGGCTCCATCAGATAATCCTGGGGCCAGAAATCCTGATAGCCGGACGTGTGCGAGAGGATCTGACGAATCGTTACCTCATTTCCGCGCGAGAGACCTGGCACATATTTGCCGACCGGATCCTCCAGCTTGAGCTTGCCTTCCTGCAGCAGCAACAACATAGCTGACGCCGTGAACTGCTTACTGATGGAGCCGACTGCATAGCGCATGTCGGAAGTTGCCGTCGTGCGAGGCTCGAGCCTCGCCGCACCGTAAGCTTTAGCGAACACGATCCGACCGTGCTGCACGATGGCGACGCTCGCACTCGGCACTCCGGTGCTCTGCAGCACCTGAGTAGCAACGGAGTCGACTGTCGCTTTAAGCCTCGGATCGGCAGTTTGCCCAGACGCTCCGACTGCGGTCGACGCGATCAGGCCAGCTACGACGGAGATTCTTCTTAGCATACGAGATCGGGTTGAAAGACGGCAGGCTGATGAGGTACAAATCTATGACAATGTCATGACGCCTAGCCGGACAGCCGTCTGTTAATGCTCCGGTTTATTTCCGGATGTCGATGAGTCTGGCAGCCGGGCTATCGCCGCCTCGCCGCCGTCTTGTCCCTCACCGGCCTGAACTCGGAACTCTCCCGATAATTAGGCCACTCCCGCGAGTTTGCAAGCTGCATCCCCAACGCCTGTAGCACCGACACGTCCTCCGCGATTCCTGCAAGATTCCACGTCGCCGCATTGTACTCGTCCGCCGGCTGATGATACGCGTCGCGCCGGTACGCCTCGTCGGCGGCATTCCCCGCAGCAGTGCCCCCAGTCAGCAGATCGATCCCGCTATCCATGTACAGCATCGGCACACCACGCTTAGCCATCGGGAAATGATCTG contains these protein-coding regions:
- a CDS encoding serine hydrolase domain-containing protein → MLRRISVVAGLIASTAVGASGQTADPRLKATVDSVATQVLQSTGVPSASVAIVQHGRIVFAKAYGAARLEPRTTATSDMRYAVGSISKQFTASAMLLLLQEGKLKLEDPVGKYVPGLSRGNEVTIRQILSHTSGYQDFWPQDYLMEPMRQNATPQQIMDRWAKQPLDFEPGTRWQYSNTGFVLAAMIVEKVSGMPFFQFVQTRLLNPLGMKSASDFDTNPRAADPTGYIRYGLGPLRPAPDAGKGWMYGAGMLAMTAADLAKWDISLIQRSLLSPGSYQAMFGVTTLRNGASSNYGLGVFTQMAGGHFLVEHSGEVSGFTAENFVYPEDSAAIVVMTNQDAAPASGAIAGQIARLLFTTEDALAASRTAQARAIFEGLQKGTVDRSLFTANANGYFSDVALRDFVASLAPLGAPSSFVQVSTSKRGGMTLRSYRATFAGRALRVWTYETADGKLEQYQIAPVA
- a CDS encoding metallophosphoesterase gives rise to the protein MRSLHFPHAGPLLLGVLFATGCQDVATTGYAAAAEAYQSAEPVVALPNKTGSFKFGVLGDFGTGALAQYQLAGQMAKLHERFKYEIVVTVGDNLYGSERPQDFQKKFEIPYKPLLDAGVKFYGALGNHDAREQQHYKLFNMNGKLYYTFNPKQDVRFFVLESTYPTPEQIQWLEDELKASSSNWKIVMFHHPLYSSGKRHGSDLRLREVLEPLFLKYNVSVVLNGHDHVYERVKPQKGIQYFVVGSGGQLRSGNIDRKSGITAKGFDTDLAFMAAEIIGDEMYFNAISRVGQIVDSGVLTRRKITR